In a genomic window of Zingiber officinale cultivar Zhangliang chromosome 9B, Zo_v1.1, whole genome shotgun sequence:
- the LOC122023233 gene encoding pentatricopeptide repeat-containing protein At5g66520-like, with protein sequence MASSLTLSAFQIPTSPPYRVNAAIAASQTSREAPDLHFSTPFQLQQLHARLIKSGLPLSSSLPISLTRVAAVCALSSPSDFSYARSVFLLYGDAPSETLLWNTHLNTLSSSPCPGEALALFSRLRFAGVLPDTFTLSFVLKACSRSPLSPLLGRAVHALVEKLGFRSDIFLLNTLVHMYASLGDTASARLLFNVIPAKDVVTWNIMITHYTKEGEMVVAQQLFDSMPERSVRSWTAMIAGYVQWKNPNEALRLFRDMETTGMRPNEVTVVAVLAACADLGELDLGKRIHAFAMQCSLHKNNVRVCNTLIDMYIKCGCLQLARQVFDEMAERTVVSWSAMIGGHAMHGQAEEALELFSKMEEASVEPNAVTFVGLLHACSHIGLLQEGRQFFRSMTQDYGIVPEIEHYGCMVDLLSRAGLLEEARGFINKMPIEPNSVVWGALLGGAKVHKNIEMGEEAIHNLMELDPRNDGYYVVLSNIYADAERWEDVAKIRRMMKDRGLKKTPGWSTISLDGVVHSFVAGESDHPQIEEIHRSLDELLEKLRHRGYVPDTSAVLLDMDEKNKERVLYHHSEKLAAAYGLMNTANGTPIRIMKNLRVCSDCHAALKLISEITNREIVVRDRNRFHSFRHGSCSCKDYW encoded by the coding sequence ATGGCATCATCGTTAACTCTATCCGCGTTCCAAATTCCAACTTCGCCTCCCTACCGCGTGAACGCAGCCATCGCCGCCTCGCAGACCTCTAGAGAGGCACCTGATTTGCACTTCTCCACGCCCTTTCAGCTGCAGCAGCTCCACGCACGCCTCATCAAGTCCGGCCTCCCCCTTTCCTCCTCCCTCCCCATCTCTCTCACCCGCGTCGCCGCGGTCTGCGCGCTCTCCTCCCCCTCCGACTTCTCCTACGCCCGCAGTGTCTTCCTCTTATACGGAGACGCCCCTTCCGAGACACTCCTTTGGAACACCCACCTCAATACCCTCTCTTCCTCCCCATGCCCCGGCGAAGCCCTCGCACTCTTCTCCCGCCTCCGGTTCGCCGGCGTCCTTCCGGACACTTTTACTTTATCCTTCGTGCTAAAAGCCTGCTCCCGCTCTCCCCTTTCTCCGCTCCTTGGCCGCGCCGTCCACGCCCTCGTCGAGAAGCTCGGCTTCCGCTCTGACATTTTTCTCCTTAACACCCTCGTCCACATGTATGCCTCCCTCGGTGACACGGCTTCCGCGAGGCTTCTCTTCAATGTCATTCCGGCGAAGGACGTGGTCACCTGGAACATCATGATTACACATTACACGAAGGAAGGCGAAATGGTGGTCGCACAACAGCTGTTCGACTCAATGCCAGAGAGGAGCGTCCGGTCATGGACGGCGATGATCGCAGGGTATGTCCAGTGGAAGAATCCCAATGAGGCTCTCCGGTTGTTCCGCGACATGGAAACCACCGGAATGCGGCCAAATGAGGTGACGGTGGTCGCCGTTCTCGCGGCCTGTGCTGACCTCGGAGAGCTGGATTTGGGGAAACGGATCCATGCGTTCGCAATGCAGTGCTCGCTCCACAAGAACAATGTGCGCGTCTGCAACACGCTGATCGACATGTACATCAAGTGCGGGTGCCTGCAGCTGGCTCGGCAAGTCTTCGATGAAATGGCTGAGCGAACCGTGGTGTCATGGTCAGCGATGATTGGTGGGCATGCGATGCACGGGCAAGCTGAGGAAGCATTGGAGCTCTTTTCCAAGATGGAGGAAGCTAGCGTTGAGCCAAACGCAGTCACATTTGTCGGGCTGCTTCACGCCTGCAGCCATATAGGCCTGCTGCAGGAGGGAAGGCAGTTCTTCAGGAGCATGACCCAAGACTATGGCATTGTCCCTGAGATCGAACATTATGGCTGCATGGTTGACCTCCTCAGTCGCGCAGGGCTCCTCGAGGAAGCAAGGGGGTTCATAAACAAGATGCCAATCGAGCCCAACAGTGTTGTCTGGGGAGCACTACTGGGCGGAGCCAAAGTTCATAAGAATATCGAAATGGGAGAAGAGGCAATTCACAATTTGATGGAATTGGACCCTCGTAACGATGGCTATTATGTCGTTCTATCGAACATCTATGCCGACGCAGAGCGATGGGAGGATGTGGCTAAGATTCGACGGATGATGAAGGATCGAGGACTGAAGAAGACTCCAGGGTGGAGCACAATTTCCTTGGACGGAGTGGTGCATTCGTTCGTAGCTGGTGAGAGTGATCATCCACAAATTGAGGAGATCCACAGAAGTTTGGATGAACTGTTGGAGAAGTTGAGGCATCGGGGTTATGTTCCTGATACATCAGCAGTATTGCTTGACATGGATGAGAAGAACAAGGAACGTGTGCTATATCACCATAGTGAGAAGTTAGCAGCTGCGTATGGGCTAATGAACACTGCCAACGGCACACCCATTAGGATTATGAAGAATCTCAGAGTTTGTAGTGACTGCC